A single Oryctolagus cuniculus chromosome 18, mOryCun1.1, whole genome shotgun sequence DNA region contains:
- the LOC103348521 gene encoding metalloproteinase inhibitor 1, producing the protein MDASFLLALPLLLVLARPCDTCECKLLHPQTVYCMSDVVILADILGPAKNIGTRRGFKIRMKKLFKAPSNVTAFDVIYTPLDFYSCGYLVRTSFQSDLLIAGYLTKGKLIFTRCHLVYHWYQLTTEQRLGFDTGYSVGCSCNIETCILCWRKCPEVDVTDCVWKQDNCKYNIWTGNLSLFSMCVPSVSGQCQWTRAPRRRPTPTSYLSRTQLALSPTTPQSRTQS; encoded by the exons ATGGACGCCTCATTCCTGCTGGCCTTGCCTTTGCTCCTGGTCCTAGCAAGACCTTGCGATACCTGTGAATGTAAGCTGCTGCACCCCCAGACAGTCTACTGCATGTCTGATGTTG TCATCCTTGCCGACATCCTGGGTCCAGCAAAAAATATCGGTACTAGGAGAGGTTTCAAAATCCGGATGAAAAAG TTATTCAAGGCTCCCTCAAATGTTACTGCCTTCGACGTTATCTACACACCCCTCGATTTTTACAGCTGTGGTTATCTGGTGAGAACTTCCTTCCAGTCAGATTTACTGATTGCAG GCTATCTGACTAAAGGGAAACTGATCTTCACCAGATGTCATTTGGTGTATCACTGGTATCAGCTCACCACAGAGCAGAGGCTGGGTTTCGACACGGGGTACAGTGTGGGATGCAGCTGCAAC ATTGAAACCTGCATCCTCTGCTGGCGCAAATGCCCTGAAGTCGATGTTACAGACTGTGTGTGGAAACAGGACAACTGCAAATACAATATCTGGACGGGAAACCTGTCCCTGTTCTCCATGTGTGTTCCCTCGGTGTCTGGTCAGTGCCAGTGGACCAGAGCTCCACGCCGCAGGCCGACCCCCACTTCTTACTTATCTAGGACTCAGTTAGCGCTCAGTCCCACTACTCCCCAATCGAGAACTCAGTCATAG